A single region of the Alosa alosa isolate M-15738 ecotype Scorff River chromosome 6, AALO_Geno_1.1, whole genome shotgun sequence genome encodes:
- the clec19a gene encoding C-type lectin domain family 19 member A: protein MLFWELCLVLLLCGFHVRAIPSTNIKITQALPLQLPDAPEPATCPLFWTEFEGNCYRFFPINRTWAEADLYCAEFSNGYRSAKLTSIHSWEENVFVYDLVNSRIPGIPTDIWIGLHDRRQEGTLEWTDGSAYEYSYWDGNQPDDGIHRIPLEEDCVEIWYRQNSALRSWNDNSCDKAFPFVCKIPTLDN from the exons ATGCTCTTTTGGGAACTGTGCTTGGTTCTGCTACTTTGTGGCTTTCATGTGAGGGCTATACCATCCACTAACATCAAGATCACTCAAG CTTTGCCTCTGCAGTTACCAGATGCCCCCGAGCCTGCTACTTGCCCCCTCTTTTGGACCGAGTTTGAGGGCAACTGTTACCGCTTCTTCCCCATCAATCGCACCTGGGCGGAGGCAGACCTGTACTGTGCTGAGTTTTCCAACGGCTACCGGTCCGCCAAGCTCACCTCCATACACAG CTGGGAGGAGAACGTGTTTGTGTATGACCTGGTGAACAGTCGAATCCCTGGCATCCCTACAGACATCTGGATTGGCCTTCACGACCGGCGACAG GAGGGCACCCTAGAGTGGACCGATGGTTCAGCCTATGAGTACAGCTACTGGGATGGGAACCAACCGGATGATGGGATCCACCGGATCCCACTAGAGGAGGACTGTGTGGAGATCTGGTACCGACAAAACAGTG CTCTGAGGTCCTGGAATGACAACAGCTGTGACAAGGCTTTTCCCTTCGTGTGTAAGATCCCTACACTGGATAACTAA